The Manihot esculenta cultivar AM560-2 chromosome 1, M.esculenta_v8, whole genome shotgun sequence genome has a window encoding:
- the LOC110630752 gene encoding protein LATERAL ROOT PRIMORDIUM 1, protein MGMFVVAPAASFNHHHHHHQHQHLHQHESSINLSDPINGPNAATTALGVGMGVGVIPLLTAAPCLSPQNMDDQDLLNNGRNKISGIQFWQNQTSNHHSQYNLKKTSASILDHNNSSGNLLQSGNNTSSAGGIGGNSASSGTTTCQDCGNQAKKDCSHRRCRTCCKSRGYDCTTHVKSTWVPAARRRERQLMAAAAGGGAGSSGSTSGVKKPRLINSQTTTTSHTSTSNTTPPRSFDTSSSHQDASFKDALPGKVRAPAVFKCVRVTAVDGGEDEYAYQAVVKIGGHVFKGFLYDQGVEGRDGFPNISELHLGGGSSSGGGGDGGGRNGASSSPIIDPTDVYGASGGGLLGGSSYGNPIN, encoded by the exons ATGGGCATGTTTGTTGTTGCTCCTGCTGCTTCCTTTAATCACCACCATCACCACCACCAGCATCAGCACCTGCATCAGCATGAATCGTCCATTAATCTTTCTGATCCAATCAATGGCCCGAATGCTGCTACCACTGCGCTTGGTGTCGGTATGGGTGTAGGAGTTATCCCACTTCTCACTGCCGCTCCGTGTCTGTCGCCGCAAAACATGGATGATCAAGATTTGTTGAATAATGGGCGCAACAAGATCAGTGGAATCCAGTTCTGGCAAAACCAGACTTCTAATCACCATAGCCAATACAATTTAAAGAAAACTTCGGCTTCGATTCTTGACCACAATAATTCTTCAGGGAATCTGCTTCAAAGCGGTAACAATACAAGCTCTGCTGGTGGTATTGGCGGTAATTCCGCTTCATCTGGCACAACAACTTGTCAAGATTGTGGAAACCAAGCCAAGAAAGATTGCAGCCATAGGAGGTGCAGGACGTGCTGCAAGAGTCGTGGTTATGATTGCACTACTCACGTCAAGAGCACCTGGGTGCCGGCGGCTAGGAGGAGAGAGCGTCAGCTAATGGCAGCTGCAGCAGGAGGTGGTGCTGGTTCTTCTGGGTCTACTTCCGGTGTCAAGAAACCTAGGCTCATAAACTCACAAACCACCACTACTTCTCATACTTCCACTTCTAACACTACTCCCCCAAGAAGCTTCGATACGAGCTCCAGCCACCAAG ATGCAAGTTTTAAAGATGCATTGCCGGGGAAAGTACGTGCACCGGCGGTTTTCAAGTGTGTTAGAGTGACGGCAGTGGACGGTGGTGAAGATGAGTATGCTTATCAGGCTGTGGTAAAGATAGGTGGCCATGTGTTTAAAGGGTTTCTTTATGACCAAGGAGTTGAAGGAAGAGATGGGTTCCCTAATATATCCGAATTGCATTTGGGTGGTGGGAGCAgtagtggtggtggaggtgacGGAGGAGGGAGGAACGGAGCCTCGTCTTCCCCGATTATCGATCCGACAGATGTTTATGGTGCATCCGGCGGAGGGTTGTTGGGAGGTTCAAGCTATGGTAATCCAATAAATTGA